The following are from one region of the Alkalimarinus sediminis genome:
- the ybeY gene encoding rRNA maturation RNase YbeY, with protein MTIHIDLQIETVNQQLPSIEELTLWANKAHQSKECEADVTVRIVDIEESAELNQTYRGKEGPTNVLSFPFEAPPGIDINLLGDLPLGDLVVCAPVVEREAAEQNKELIAHWAHMVVHGVLHLQGYDHIKDEEALVMERLETEIIMELDFPAPYQDQDLS; from the coding sequence ATGACTATTCATATCGACTTACAGATTGAGACAGTCAACCAGCAATTGCCCTCTATCGAGGAGCTTACGTTGTGGGCTAACAAAGCACATCAGTCTAAAGAGTGTGAAGCTGACGTTACAGTACGGATAGTCGATATTGAAGAAAGTGCAGAATTAAACCAAACTTACCGTGGAAAAGAAGGTCCTACCAATGTTTTATCTTTTCCATTTGAAGCGCCCCCCGGAATAGATATAAACTTACTAGGTGATTTACCACTGGGTGACCTTGTAGTTTGTGCGCCAGTCGTAGAACGCGAAGCTGCAGAGCAAAATAAAGAGTTAATAGCCCACTGGGCTCATATGGTGGTACATGGAGTATTGCATTTGCAAGGCTACGACCATATAAAAGATGAGGAAGCCTTGGTAATGGAGAGGCTTGAAACCGAAATTATTATGGAGCTAGATTTTCCTGCCCCCTATCAGGATCAGGACTTAAGCTAA
- a CDS encoding LysR family transcriptional regulator: protein MDISFEQLKSMVVFAQVVEQGNLSAAAKHVGLSRAVISYHIKKLESQLGVKLLNRSTRSIALTEAGAEYYESCRIIAEQAAIANQKIENLKNEPEGLLKITCPVNVGLQMIVPALNRFRALYPKIELDLMLTDEVVNIMQEGIDLAIRGAPLPDSGLQASKLSSLSMCLCGSPEYFKKHGRPTSPAELEQHSWVIYKLTSDIISLSKGSRSYSIKVKGSIRTNNAAARTAFIEGGHGLGRIPVYDAWPKIKSGALEQVLEDYELSNIDIYGVFPPGSAGSKKLRLLIDFLKHYFVKEVAAPR from the coding sequence ATGGATATATCGTTTGAACAACTTAAAAGCATGGTGGTGTTTGCTCAGGTGGTTGAACAAGGCAACTTGTCCGCTGCAGCCAAGCACGTAGGGTTATCTCGGGCAGTCATCAGCTACCATATTAAAAAGCTGGAGTCGCAACTGGGGGTGAAATTACTTAACCGTTCAACTCGCTCAATCGCACTCACTGAGGCAGGGGCGGAGTACTATGAGTCTTGCCGCATCATTGCTGAACAAGCAGCCATCGCCAACCAAAAAATCGAAAACCTAAAAAACGAGCCAGAAGGGTTATTAAAGATTACCTGCCCGGTCAATGTTGGCTTACAGATGATAGTGCCGGCGCTCAACCGTTTTCGCGCCCTCTACCCAAAGATTGAACTCGATCTCATGCTAACAGATGAGGTGGTCAACATTATGCAAGAAGGCATAGACCTCGCGATTCGTGGCGCACCATTGCCTGATTCAGGCTTACAAGCCAGTAAGCTCTCATCTCTATCTATGTGTTTGTGTGGGTCTCCGGAGTATTTTAAAAAACATGGACGCCCCACTTCTCCTGCCGAATTAGAGCAACACAGTTGGGTTATTTACAAACTCACCTCAGATATCATATCGCTAAGTAAAGGCAGCCGTTCATATAGCATCAAGGTAAAAGGCAGTATCAGAACCAATAATGCAGCCGCTCGCACTGCCTTTATTGAAGGCGGCCATGGTTTGGGACGAATACCCGTATATGACGCATGGCCAAAGATTAAGTCGGGCGCCTTAGAGCAAGTTCTTGAAGATTATGAACTCAGCAATATAGATATCTATGGGGTATTTCCACCTGGCAGCGCTGGCTCTAAAAAGCTCAGACTGTTAATCGACTTTCTTAAACATTACTTTGTTAAAGAGGTCGCAGCGCCCCGCTAA
- a CDS encoding DUF1820 family protein — protein MAVKKVYKVIFYNSEEIFEIYATHVFPSEMYGFVEVEQLLFGERSQLLVDPSEEKLKTEFSGVNRTYIPMNAIVRIDEVEQEGIAKVTAVGNSVASFPRSPGKPD, from the coding sequence ATGGCAGTAAAAAAAGTCTACAAAGTTATTTTTTATAACAGTGAAGAAATATTTGAAATATATGCGACCCATGTGTTCCCAAGTGAAATGTACGGTTTTGTCGAAGTAGAACAGCTGTTGTTTGGTGAGCGTTCTCAGTTACTGGTTGACCCAAGTGAAGAGAAACTTAAAACCGAGTTTAGTGGTGTTAATAGAACCTATATTCCCATGAATGCTATTGTTCGCATCGATGAAGTTGAACAAGAGGGCATAGCAAAAGTTACTGCTGTAGGTAATTCTGTTGCGTCTTTTCCTCGATCACCAGGAAAGCCTGATTAA
- the trmH gene encoding tRNA (guanosine(18)-2'-O)-methyltransferase TrmH gives MTPERYARLRETLDRRQPDLTLLTEQIHKPRNIAALVRTADAVGIHQVHMVWPWDKHRHYSGTAMGSDRWVNVNRHESMPAAISQLKESGYKVYAAHFSDRAVDYRSVDYSVPCALVLGNEKKGISADTADLVDEHVVVPMMGMVESFNVSVAAAIILAEAQRQRAALGLYDKVRLDQEEYWQTLFRWAHPTVAEYCHKNELPYPPVSHEDGEIIDPSAWYAQVRKKF, from the coding sequence ATGACGCCAGAACGCTATGCCCGACTGCGTGAAACACTCGATCGTCGGCAACCCGACTTAACACTTCTTACCGAGCAAATACATAAGCCTCGTAACATAGCCGCCCTAGTTAGAACCGCTGATGCAGTAGGTATTCATCAAGTGCATATGGTGTGGCCTTGGGATAAACATCGCCATTACAGTGGCACGGCTATGGGGAGTGATCGATGGGTTAATGTCAATCGTCATGAATCAATGCCGGCGGCTATTAGCCAGCTCAAAGAGAGTGGTTATAAAGTATATGCTGCTCACTTTTCAGACCGCGCGGTAGATTACAGGTCAGTTGATTACAGTGTGCCTTGTGCTCTGGTTTTAGGGAATGAAAAAAAAGGCATCTCTGCGGATACCGCTGATCTGGTCGATGAGCATGTGGTCGTACCCATGATGGGGATGGTGGAATCGTTTAACGTGTCTGTTGCGGCGGCCATTATTTTAGCGGAAGCTCAACGACAGCGAGCAGCGTTAGGGTTGTACGATAAGGTTCGTTTAGATCAAGAAGAGTATTGGCAAACTCTATTTCGATGGGCGCATCCGACAGTGGCGGAATACTGTCATAAAAACGAATTGCCTTACCCGCCTGTCTCTCATGAAGATGGTGAAATAATAGACCCGTCAGCTTGGTATGCACAGGTACGAAAAAAATTTTAG
- the dbpA gene encoding ATP-dependent RNA helicase DbpA, with protein sequence MSTQDFSSLNLPQAAIDNLNSLGYKAMTAIQEQSIPLAFKGHDLIAKAKTGSGKTAAFSLPILNKLNIRFFGVQALILCPTRELSAQVAKEIRRLARYQQNIKVVTLCGGQPIGPQIGSLEHGAHIVVGTPGRIKDHLRKGTLVLEGVSTVVLDEADRMLDMGFYDDIETIIQQTPSKRQTLLFSATYPEKIQQLSSDFQSNPVEITVESVHSHSQIEQIFFQVSRSQKNDATYQLLLAYQPNSVVIFCNTKQACQELTDYLIDGGLSALSLHGDLEQRDRDEVLIRFSNQSVSILVATDVAARGLDIDDLQAVINYDLSRDNDIYTHRIGRTGRAGKKGLALSLYTESEKYKLEAIEDGQKQPIQYGDMKKSDNSGENLLPHPPMTTLCIFGGRKQKVRPGDILGALTGEAGIPGKSVGKIDVTDFSAYVAIERAQAKTALTRILNGKIKGRKFKARLL encoded by the coding sequence TTGAGCACCCAAGATTTTTCAAGCCTTAACCTGCCCCAAGCGGCTATCGATAACTTAAACTCGCTTGGCTATAAAGCCATGACAGCGATACAAGAGCAAAGTATTCCACTGGCATTCAAAGGTCATGATTTAATTGCAAAAGCAAAAACGGGAAGCGGCAAAACTGCTGCATTTTCGCTTCCAATTCTTAACAAACTGAATATTCGCTTTTTTGGCGTTCAAGCACTCATTCTCTGTCCTACCCGTGAATTAAGCGCGCAAGTTGCAAAAGAGATACGTCGTCTAGCGCGATATCAGCAAAATATTAAAGTTGTTACGCTCTGCGGTGGTCAACCTATTGGGCCTCAAATAGGATCTCTAGAGCATGGAGCCCATATTGTTGTTGGTACACCAGGCCGAATTAAAGATCACTTACGAAAAGGCACACTGGTATTAGAGGGAGTCAGCACCGTCGTCTTAGATGAAGCAGACAGAATGCTCGACATGGGTTTTTACGATGATATTGAAACCATCATCCAACAAACCCCTTCTAAACGTCAGACACTACTTTTTTCTGCAACATACCCTGAAAAAATACAGCAGTTGAGCAGTGACTTTCAGAGTAACCCTGTTGAGATTACTGTCGAATCGGTTCATAGCCATAGCCAGATAGAGCAAATATTTTTTCAAGTTTCAAGAAGCCAGAAAAACGATGCAACATATCAACTATTGTTAGCCTACCAACCCAACTCAGTCGTCATTTTTTGCAACACTAAGCAAGCTTGCCAAGAATTAACCGACTATTTGATTGATGGCGGTTTAAGCGCATTGTCGCTACATGGTGACCTAGAACAACGTGATCGAGACGAAGTACTCATTCGTTTCTCAAATCAAAGTGTTTCTATATTAGTTGCAACCGATGTCGCTGCTCGAGGCCTTGATATAGATGACCTGCAAGCAGTCATTAACTATGACTTATCTAGAGACAACGATATTTATACACACCGTATTGGACGAACCGGCCGAGCAGGTAAAAAAGGTCTAGCACTCAGTTTGTATACAGAGTCTGAAAAGTACAAGCTTGAAGCCATCGAAGATGGTCAGAAACAGCCGATACAATATGGCGACATGAAGAAGTCTGATAATAGCGGCGAAAATCTGTTACCACACCCACCGATGACCACACTCTGCATATTTGGCGGCCGCAAACAAAAAGTCAGACCAGGGGATATTCTAGGTGCATTAACGGGCGAAGCGGGTATACCTGGTAAGAGCGTGGGCAAAATTGATGTCACAGACTTCTCCGCCTATGTCGCAATTGAACGAGCACAAGCGAAGACTGCACTGACTCGAATACTGAATGGTAAAATAAAAGGCCGTAAATTTAAGGCGAGGCTATTGTAA
- a CDS encoding PhoH family protein codes for MGVAINYRGNLFKLTGEGKATQASIEILKHLYRETEAGATLDPELIHLFIRESGLDHSEPVSAAYESYQIIKASKVQVKVRGDNQLDYVRNIKTHDINFGIGPAGTGKTYLAVACAVEALKNEEVKRILLVRPAVEAGEKLGFLPGDLAQKVDPYLRPLYDALYEMLGFDQVTRLIDKNIIEIAPLAFMRGRTLNSSFIILDESQNTTREQMKMFLTRIGFGSTAVITGDITQIDLPNGTASGLKHVGNVLADVKGIGFTHFTSRDVVRHPLVQRIVEAYDNHNSKQDQASKS; via the coding sequence ATGGGCGTGGCGATCAATTATCGCGGCAACCTTTTCAAGCTGACTGGTGAGGGCAAGGCGACTCAGGCATCTATCGAGATCCTCAAGCACTTATATCGCGAAACAGAAGCAGGCGCCACACTTGACCCTGAGCTTATCCACCTTTTTATCCGGGAGTCAGGCCTCGACCACTCTGAACCCGTTAGTGCTGCCTATGAGTCCTATCAGATCATTAAAGCATCCAAGGTTCAGGTTAAAGTTAGAGGCGACAACCAGCTAGACTATGTGCGCAATATCAAAACACACGATATTAACTTCGGCATAGGTCCTGCGGGTACAGGTAAAACATACCTGGCAGTAGCCTGTGCTGTGGAAGCACTTAAAAATGAAGAAGTTAAGCGCATTTTGCTAGTTAGACCTGCCGTTGAAGCCGGTGAGAAGCTAGGTTTTCTCCCTGGTGATTTAGCGCAGAAAGTCGACCCTTACTTACGACCACTTTATGATGCGTTATACGAAATGCTCGGTTTTGATCAGGTGACACGACTAATAGATAAAAATATCATAGAGATTGCCCCTCTCGCATTTATGAGAGGCCGCACCCTTAACAGTTCGTTTATTATTCTCGATGAGAGCCAAAATACGACCCGCGAGCAGATGAAAATGTTCTTAACTCGTATCGGGTTTGGATCAACAGCGGTAATCACCGGTGACATCACTCAAATTGATCTACCAAACGGCACAGCCTCTGGCCTTAAACACGTCGGCAATGTATTGGCAGACGTAAAAGGTATTGGGTTTACTCACTTTACCTCTAGAGATGTAGTTCGACACCCATTGGTTCAGCGCATTGTTGAGGCCTATGACAACCACAACAGCAAGCAGGATCAAGCCTCAAAATCATGA
- a CDS encoding HlyC/CorC family transporter, whose amino-acid sequence MSEDNSISGQDNKSWLEKISKAFSGEPQSTEDVTEILRTAEKQNVIDTDAMNIIEGAMQVIDMQVREVMIPRSQMITVKASVEPDVYLNDIINSAHSRFPVLGESPDDVIGILLAKDLLPLALKGEIKQDSLVDILRPATVVPESKRLNQLLKEFKATRNHMAIVVDEYGGISGLVTIEDVLEQIVGDIEDEHDIDEEALIKVRGAGEYIIKAITPIEDFNEFFKLELSEDNFDTIGGLILQQFGRLPRRGESIEFSGFKFTVLNADNRTVRLLQAHKLR is encoded by the coding sequence ATGAGCGAAGACAACTCGATAAGCGGTCAAGACAATAAGTCTTGGCTGGAAAAAATCTCAAAAGCCTTTTCAGGCGAACCTCAGTCGACTGAAGATGTCACTGAAATACTGCGAACTGCAGAAAAGCAAAACGTCATAGACACCGACGCCATGAATATTATCGAAGGCGCAATGCAAGTCATCGATATGCAAGTTCGTGAAGTCATGATTCCCCGCTCACAAATGATAACCGTTAAAGCCTCTGTCGAGCCTGATGTCTACTTAAATGACATTATTAACTCTGCTCACTCCCGCTTTCCGGTTTTGGGAGAATCACCAGACGATGTTATCGGGATTCTCTTAGCGAAAGACCTGTTACCTTTAGCGCTTAAAGGTGAAATCAAACAAGACTCATTAGTCGATATACTGAGACCTGCAACGGTTGTCCCTGAGAGCAAGCGACTAAACCAACTGCTTAAAGAGTTCAAAGCAACTCGTAATCACATGGCTATAGTGGTTGATGAGTATGGCGGCATCTCAGGTCTCGTGACGATCGAAGACGTATTAGAACAAATAGTCGGAGATATAGAAGACGAACACGACATCGATGAAGAAGCTCTGATCAAAGTGCGTGGTGCCGGCGAATATATCATCAAAGCGATAACCCCTATCGAAGACTTTAATGAATTCTTTAAGCTTGAACTCAGCGAAGACAACTTTGATACCATTGGCGGATTAATTCTACAGCAGTTCGGTCGTCTTCCTCGTCGCGGCGAAAGTATTGAGTTTAGCGGGTTTAAGTTCACCGTACTCAATGCCGACAACCGAACAGTCAGGTTGCTGCAGGCTCACAAGTTGCGCTAA
- a CDS encoding peptidylprolyl isomerase produces MPVACARHILVKTKEEAEKLKQRIANGEDFGKLAKKYSQCKSGKRGGDLGEFRPGQMVKAFDNVVFKKKVLQVHGPVKTQFGFHLIETIYRQ; encoded by the coding sequence ATGCCAGTTGCATGCGCGAGACACATTTTGGTTAAAACCAAAGAAGAGGCAGAGAAGCTAAAGCAACGTATTGCTAATGGTGAAGATTTTGGCAAGCTTGCAAAAAAATACTCGCAGTGTAAATCAGGCAAACGAGGGGGTGACCTTGGTGAGTTTCGCCCCGGCCAGATGGTAAAAGCCTTTGATAACGTCGTGTTTAAGAAAAAGGTTTTGCAGGTGCATGGGCCTGTAAAAACACAGTTTGGGTTTCACCTTATTGAAACTATTTATCGTCAGTAA